Proteins from a single region of Penaeus monodon isolate SGIC_2016 chromosome 29, NSTDA_Pmon_1, whole genome shotgun sequence:
- the LOC119592037 gene encoding 40S ribosomal protein S15-like, which produces MTDADVQAQIEARKKRTFRKFTYRGVDLDQLLDMSNEQLVELFPARQRRRFRRGLKRKHLALLKRLRKAKKECPALEKPAVVKTHLRDMIIVPEMVGSMVGVYNGKTFNQVEIKPEMISHYLAEFSITYKPVKHGRPGIGATHSSRFIPLK; this is translated from the exons ATGACTGAC GCGGATGTTCAAGCCCAGATCGAGGCGCGCAAGAAGCGTACCTTCAGGAAGTTCACCTACCGCGGTGTGGACCTCGACCAGCTCCTTGATATGAGCAA TGAACAGCTGGTTGAATTGTTCCCAGCCCGCCAGCGCCGTCGCTTCCGTCGTGGACTGAAGCGCAAGCATCTGGCTCTTCTGAAGAGGCTCCGCAAGGCTAAGAAGGAGTGCCCAGCTCTTGAGAAGCCTGCTGTTGTCAAGACTCACTTGAGAGACATGATTATTGTGCCAGAGATGGTCGGTTCCATGGTGGGAGTCTACAACGGCAAGACCTTCAACCAAGTGGAAATCAAG CCTGAGATGATCAGTCACTACTTGGCAGAATTCTCCATCACCTACAAGCCTGTAAAGCACGGTAGGCCCGGTATTGGTGCCACCCACAGCTCTCGGTTCATCCCTCTGAAGTAA